Genomic DNA from Mauremys mutica isolate MM-2020 ecotype Southern chromosome 13, ASM2049712v1, whole genome shotgun sequence:
AGCCCGTTATCGCCTGGTGACTGCCTGCCAGGAGCAGggcaatggggggcgggggggagatgcCATGCTGCCCCGCCTGTGGCTGCCCCACGGCCAATGCTCCCAGCTGAAGGGCAGagcagcctccagcccagcccctgggtgCTTCCTGcacaggggctgtgtgctgggcacctgctcttccccaggcctGGGGCTACAGCGCTCACACAGCTTGGGCTGCTCTAGCAGAGCGCACAGACCACCCTGCCCATGGACCACCCAGCTCCTGCTTTCCTCTGCTCCCCAGGCCCGCCTCCCTCTCGTCCCGGATCTTCTGCCCCAGAGCCAGGACTGTCACTAGCAGCAGTCATGGGCAGTTTGAGAGCTAATGCTTGCATCCCTGGCCAGTGCCTTGTCCCGCTGGAGAGTAACAGCCAGCTCCCATTGCCAGGTAAGGGAGCTCCTTGAGCTCAGGTGGGGCATTGATCCAGGGTTCATCCCTCTGTGGGCCATGGGGAGGTTGTTTaatctcctcccactgcccctcGCCCCATTAGACCTggcagctgggggcagagttCTGCACCTGCAAGGGTGTGCATGGGACCACAGCCCTGGGTGAGAACATGCCACGTGGCTGTCTTGGGCAAGGCCGCTGGACAAGCACACGGCTGGCACTCAGGGCTCACCGTTTGGCCCTCAGGATATTCTCAGCTGGCTCACTGCTAGGGCAGCTGTTCAGTTACCTTCCACCCGAGCCCATCCGGTGCTGTGCTCTGCTAGCTTCCCTCCCAGGGATGGCAACACTGAATGCATGTCTCCCTGCAGGCCTGCGGAACATGCTCCTAGCCGGGCTGAggcagcccctggccagcccagaggAGCGGCAGGAGCTGGAGAGGCTGTGGGTGTTGTCCCTGTCAGCTCTGGAGCTCTTCCACCAAGACCTGCACAGGGCCCATCATCTCTGCCAACTCTTCCCCCTgcaggggcggggggtgcagcTGCTGAGCACTGGAGTCACCGGGAAGGCCACAGATGGAGGGCACAAGCCCTGGAGGAGGCCAAGCTGCAAGGGCGCCagaagcacagagcagctgggtgctgcccctggcctgGAGGAGCAGATTGAGCATGTGGGGACCATGCTGCTGGAGATGGAGACCAGAGTCAATGTCCCTGTCTGGACAGTGGAGGCCACAGAAGAGGCCGGGGCTGAAAGCAGCTTGGCCTTTGAGGCAGAGGGGTCGTGCAGCGAGAGacaggctgcagaggaggcaggtGGCCCAGGGTGCTGCGGGCAGCGTCAGGGCTGGCCCGCACTCTGCTGCACATTGTCATGACCAGCTCCCCATGCAAAGGGGCAGGACTTTGCTTGCCCCAGAAGACCCAGAACAGGGACCCTCAGCCACAGCAGCCCAGAAAGGCAAGTTTCTTTGAGCACATGGAGCCCAGCGGGAGAACCAGGAAGAGGTGCTCTGGCTTGGGGTAGGAACAGGTTGGCTGAGGGCTCCCCTGCCAGCAGGGCAGTCAGCTCAGCGAGCACATAGGACAGCAGTGGCAAGGTGAGGGAGCACTGCAGGCCATGGGAAGGGTGGTGAAGAGccccccagcactggagggagTCATGGCAGAGGAGACTGCTGGGGGATTAATAAACCCCATTGTTCTCCCACTTGTGTTCATTCCCTGTAGAGCCTGCAaagtgcccctgccccagggaaccATTTCCACACCCACAGCAGTGGTGGTGATGGAGGTGCCTGGAGGTCACAGAGATCTGTGCTTGGAATCCCCATCTGCTGGGGTGACtagccccaggtggtgggagaTCAGGAGCTGAGAGCTGCCTCAAGGCAGGGCCAGGCCCTCTTGGTTCAAAGTGTCCATGGCAGCCTGGCCAGAGGGGGCCACTGCGGCCCAAGACACTACCCAGCCAAATGCAAGTACTATGAGCTGTGCAAAACCAAAGTTAAAAAACGAGAGTTTATTTATATAGTAACCGTGGGTTCCACCTGcagaattaatttaaaaacagcGTATGATACAGAGTCCTGTACAGAGCAGTCAGAGGACAGTTccagagagcagacagggacagacagacagacaaagagctGCAGCTTGGACAGGCATCAGGTCTCCTGGTTCTTCACCTGCTTTGCGTATGTTTCCTGCAGGTGTTTCTtgaaggctggggaaggaggggagagctGTTGGAGGGGGCAGACTCTGCAGAAGACCACAAGGGGTCCAGTCCACCCTGGGCTCTCTCCACTCAGGCTATTGTGGCTCCTGCAGCTGGCGAGAGGGTCACCGTGTGACAGGCTAGGAAGGAAGACACCCTCCTCTCCTGGGCCAGAGCTCAGCAATGAAGCCTGGCCGAGTGAGTGGCCAAGTCCCAGGCCCCCCATCAGGTACCATCCCTGGGGAGGGTGATTGTCACCCAAAcaggtctgaaggcagctgtCTTCCTCTATGCCCAGGCACTGGAGGGCAGCTGTAATCTTGTGCTGGGCCTGTAGGCAGCTCAGCCAGGAGTAACCCAGAGCCATGGTGCCTAATGGACCCCAACGCAAGACACTCACCTGCTTGGTTCTTCCAGAGTTCGGCCGCATGTGTGTTCAGGGGGCTCTCAATGTTCGGCTCTGAGGATTGGGAGATGCGAGGGGAGGGGGTCAGTGTGAGGATAGAGGAGGCTGCCTGTTTCTTACACAGCAACGcattgctgcctattaatttcatttggtgacccctagttcttgtgttatgagaagtagtaaacaacacttccttatcgacatcagtcatgattttatagacctcaatcaggTCTCcctttagccatctcttttccaagctggaaagtcccagtcttattaatctctcctcatatggaaacccttccatacccttaatcatttctATTGCCCTTctatgaaccttttccaattccaatacatcttttctgagatggggcaacaatatctgcacacactattcaagatgtggttgtaccatggatttatatagaggcaacatgatattttctgtcctattatctatccctttcttaatgattcccagcattctgtttgcgtttttgactgctgctgcacattgagtggatgttttcagagaactatccataatgacgccaagatctctttgagtgatagcagctaatttagatcccatcattttctatgtatagttaggattatgtgtTCCAATCCAATATGtttttcaaatgtgcattactttgcattcatcaacattaaacttcatctgccattttgttgcccagtcacccagttttgagagatccttttgtagctcttcgcagtctgcctgtgttttaactatcttgagcagttttgtatcatctgcaaattttgccacctttctgtttacccctttttccagatcatttatgaatatgttgaataggactgggcccagtacagacccctgggggacatcactatttacctctctccattctgaaaactaaccatttattcctaccctttgtttcctatcttttaaccagttaccaatccatgagaggatcttccctcttatcccgtggcagcttactttgcgtaagagcctttggtgagggaccttgtcaaaggctttctgaacatttaagtacactatatccactggatctccttggtccacatgcttgttgaccccctcaaagaattctagtagattggtgaggcatgatttcccttttctaaaaccatgttgactcttcctcaacaaattatgttcatctatatgtctgacaataaatattgttctttattatagtttcaaccagtttgcccggtactaaagtcaggcttacaggcctgtaattgccgggatcacctctggaacccttttaaaaaattggtgtcatatTAGCTctctgccagtcatctggtacagaagctgatttaaatgataggttacagagtagttagtagttctgcaatttcacatttgagttccttcagaactcttggatgaataccatttggtcctggtgacttattactatttaatttatcaatttgttccaaaacctcctctaatgaaacctcaatctgggacagttcctcagatctgtcacctaaaaagaatggctcaggttttggaatctccctcacatcctcagccatgaaaactgatgcaaaggattaatttagtttctctgcaacaTCCTCAtctccttgagtgctcctttggcATTTCCATCATCCAgcggccccactggttgtttagcaccTGGTCACATGCTCCCCACATGatgccctctcctcccctggcTCACACCCCAGCCTGCTCGCTGTCCCCTGTAGCTGTCTTTCTATTTGTATCATGGTAGCACCTGGGAACCCCGGTTCGGACAAAGCCGCAATCATACCAGGCCTTGTACAAACCTAACAAAAgcgcagtccctgccccagggagccgaTGTGACGGACCCAGTATCAGATGAGACAAGTGATGGGGGTGCACAAGGAAATGATGACGCAATCAATACTGGTCAGCGTGATGGGCCACTCGGGTTCAAGAACATGCTTTGGGCAAGTAAGGGGAGCGAGAGGAGGCTGCCCAGGGACTCAGAGGCGCAGGACACCCTGGGGCTATCCCCAGGCAGCCTCACCTCCCAGCAGGCTCTGAATGGACAGCAGGATCGTCCGGACGTCGTAGAGCGCAGACCACTTGTCCTTGAGGATGTCCAGGCAGATGTTGCCCTGCGTGTCCACGTTGGGGTGGTAGCAGGGGGTGAGGAACTTGACGGTGGGGGCATTGTAGGGATACCCGTCGGGGAACTCCAGGGAAAGCTTATACCTCAGCGCCTCGTacacctggggcagggagggacggagggagggaggaagtagCGAGTTAGCCTGAGGGACCCAGGCCCCTCCGTGCCCCAGGGAGGCCGGGCAGACACCCGGGGCCCCACTGCACACCCCGGAGCGGCCCCCTCGCTCACCGTCCCAGCGGCGCCATCGATGGTCCCGATCCACCGGAAGAGATTGTCGGACTCGGGGAAGGCGGAGATGCCTTTGTCGCCGGCCATCTGCGCAGGGACGGGACCCGGGTTAGGAGCCAGCGAGCCAGCGCCCCGGCCCCACCCTCCGCCGCACCCCCCCGGCCGGGCCTGGGCCCAACCTGCCCCGCGGGAGCGGCCGAGACCCGCCCCGGCCCAGCCGCAGCGCGGGCCCCGGGGCAGCCCCGGCGCCACCCACTCACCATCAGCGccatcagctcctgctgcagcctgcggggACAGAGGGGACAGGGTCAGTGGGGCGCGGCCGCAGCCCCCGAGACAgaccggccccgcccgccccgcccccctgcagctcccccggcCCGACCGGAcccgcccccctgcagctcccccggcccgaccggccccgcccccctgcagctcccccggcccgaccggccccgccccccagcagccccccggaCAGACAGACCGgccccgccctgcagccccccggcccgCCCGGACCCGCCCGCCCCGACCcccggcagctcccccagccccccggacAGACAGACCGGCCCCGCCGGCccgaccccctgcagctcccccggcCCGACCCGCCCCCCGGACAGACAGACCGGGCCCGCCCGCCccgaccccctgcagctcccccggcCCGACCGGTCCACCCGCCCGCAGCTCTCTCGACCGACCGACCGACCGGACccgcccgccccgcagccccccgcccgcTCACCGCTTCCCCCCGCCCGCTCACCGCTTCCCCACGGAGCCGCGGGCCGCGCTGCTGCCGGGCTCGGCCCCCTTGCGGGCGGCGCTGGGGCGAGCCGCGGGGTCCGCGTTCTGCGAGGCCATAGCAGCGCTACTTGGCCCCGCCCGCGCTCCCGCGGCCGCTCGCTCCCGCTTCGGCGTTTGAAACGGACCTCCGCCCCCTCAGCCAATCAGCAGCCCGTTTTGTTTCGATTCAACCAATCGCGACTCGACGGGGACGGGGGCACCCAGGCAACCGGCTTCATCGACCTCAGGATTGGTCCGGTGGAGCGTCAATTACCCGGAATTGGCTGTGAGTGGCGACGCACACGGCTGTGGCCgagagggcggggcagggcccTTAAAGGGCCAGTAACCAGCAATTCCAGCTGGGGGGCAGCCCCAGCCTAAGGATATGGTGACCAAGCAGCA
This window encodes:
- the LOC123348213 gene encoding regulator of G-protein signaling 9-binding protein-like isoform X1 yields the protein MQALEREHPAAGSLPWQMSHVPDSHNMGEVRRECAAAHTSLSKVIVWHRQLALQLGGTADSPRLREELQERSKEAHELSKGPPPSRPGSSAPEPGLSLAAVMGSLRANACIPGQCLVPLESNSQLPLPGLRNMLLAGLRQPLASPEERQELERLWVLSLSALELFHQDLHRAHHLCQLFPLQGRGVQLLSTGVTGKATDGGHKPWRRPSCKGARSTEQLGAAPGLEEQIEHVGTMLLEMETRVNVPVWTVEATEEAGAESSLAFEAEGSCSERQAAEEAGGPGCCGQRQGWPALCCTLS
- the LOC123348213 gene encoding regulator of G-protein signaling 9-binding protein-like isoform X2, whose amino-acid sequence is MQALEREHPAAGSLPWQMSHVPDSHNMGEVRRECAAAHTSLSKVIVWHRQLALQLGGTADSPRLREELQERSKEAHELSKGLRNMLLAGLRQPLASPEERQELERLWVLSLSALELFHQDLHRAHHLCQLFPLQGRGVQLLSTGVTGKATDGGHKPWRRPSCKGARSTEQLGAAPGLEEQIEHVGTMLLEMETRVNVPVWTVEATEEAGAESSLAFEAEGSCSERQAAEEAGGPGCCGQRQGWPALCCTLS
- the UBE2C gene encoding ubiquitin-conjugating enzyme E2 C — translated: MASQNADPAARPSAARKGAEPGSSAARGSVGKRLQQELMALMMAGDKGISAFPESDNLFRWIGTIDGAAGTVYEALRYKLSLEFPDGYPYNAPTVKFLTPCYHPNVDTQGNICLDILKDKWSALYDVRTILLSIQSLLGEPNIESPLNTHAAELWKNQAAFKKHLQETYAKQVKNQET